The stretch of DNA TAACCCTGATATAACCATGGTGAACCAAAATTTGCTCATGGGTGAACaaaaatttacattaataaaaactaaaacttgTACAATCCTCTCTTGGATAATTCATATCTGGTGCATTATAAAGAGTGAAGCTTGACTAAATCGATGATCTGGTGTCTAAAGGGTTTAACTACAAAAGACCTAATTAATTGTATATTAGCAAAAtgaataattgaatttttaactaATCAAAAGCAAGTCAATTTTACCTCTCTTGGagatgtctttttctttttcttcatggcATTTGAGATCTTTTTTTCCAGGTTTGATCCAAGTCTGTTCTTGGGTCAACCTCTTATTTTAACACGTGGTGGGCTTTGAAGGTCATTCACATTGCTTAATGTCGCTTCTTCATGGGTTAACAAACTTTTTCCTTTGCTTCTCTCTTGATATTCTTCCATCTCCGCCATGACCTTGTCAAATGCTCGGTACAAAATTCTGGTCAACTCTTCAGACTCGGATGCAAATTCACATATATTGTGCGACCGAAACACCAATTCGTCAAATCTCTTACTTCTTAGCTGAGGTTCATCTTGGCTTCTCTTGATGTGTGTATGCCTCCTCTTTATGTTCTTACTCCAACATTCCAATATGTATTTCGGTGCCACGTTATCCACTCGCTCAAAGCTTAGGATGCTTAGGGAATGGCGACACAATATGCCCCTAGACTCAAACAGCAAGCAATGGCACTTTACATCCCGTGATACTACATCATATGTGATGACAAACTTGTTGAATGTGGAGTTGGAAACCTGCTCTATGACTTCATATGTTGTGAAACCTAGGGTGGAATGCATTGATCTTGTGATACAGTTCACTTTACCTCTAAATTGAGCTTGAACTTTCCTAAACTTCTCATGGGTATATACATGCTGAAACTGTGCCTCTATTGCTGATTTTGTTGCGCACGTTATCACGATgtgaaaatctgcagcatcgaattctctctctgcttgctAGGCAATTGTCGTATTGCTTCACGAATTGTCTCAAGGAGCTATTCCGTGCGATGAAATTGTtgaaaaatgaatgcatgctctcgctcctttgtgtgcttttcATTCTGGCCCAAAAGTGGTGATCCAAGTAAACCGGAATTCATATGTGCCGATCCTCGTACAACTCTGCAAACCAAACCGAATCCATAAGGTCTGGTGAATCGAAAACAGTGCATGCTTTGGGAAAAAAAGATATGAGCATAAAAATAATTCGAATTGAAATCTcaattacctgaaagccacttgttgccTCCGAGGCCGTACTTTCTAAGGAAATCGATCCAGTTTCTGTCAAATGCTTCTTTTGTGTATGATTTCCAAACAACATGGCTCATCTCATGTTCAATTTCATTGTGTCCCTTGTAGCCATTTAATTTGCTTGGGATCTTCTTCATAATATGCCAGATGCACCAgcggtgaattgttgttggcatgCACAGCTCAATTGCCCTTTGAATCGATGCGCATTGATCGGTAAGAATACCTTTTGGTGCCTTCACTCCCATGCAACATAGTCAACACTCAAATAGCCATTTCAACGATTAGATGTCCTCATTTTTCATCAGCGTGCATCcaagaagtgttgactgaccaTGGTGATTCACGCCCATAAAAGAACCTAATACCAAATTGTGCCTGGTTAAATAACAAGCACACAGTGGTAAACCGAAATATATACACTCACTGAAcatcaaaaatatatttgaaagaACCGAATACCTGTTTGTGTTATAGGTGGTGTCAAATGAAACCACGTCTCCGAAATAATCAAATGCAGCCCTGCTTCTTGCATCAGCCCAGAATGCACGTTTAATGCAGTGATCGCCTTCAAGGTTGAGCTCAAAGAAGAAATTTtggttcttctctttcattcttactAGGTACTTCCCGAATTCTTTGGCATCGTCTTCTTCGGAAATATTCTGTACTTCCCTTGTAACGTAATTCCTGACGTCCTTTTCTATAAAACCTAGTTCAATGGTGCGACGCACGAACATGCTAAGCTCCCTGTGTTGTTTGAGCATCTTAGCCTAGTCTGGACAACAAGGATGTGAGTGATTCAAAACAACTTTGGAAAATTGTCCAAAGACCAACATCCTTCATTATGTGTACGTAAATTCTGGCCGGACAATTTAACCCAGTTGAAGGGTTTGTCTTCAAAGTTGGAGATATCTTTGATTTCCACCTCCCCTCTCTGGTGCATACAATGagttgattcttaatcttgTCTCCGTCCCGAGTCGTGTTCCTTATTTTGGTAGAAAAACTGGCAAGTTTGGAATAATATTTGTAGAACTTTCCAGCTTCTTCTAGTATCTTGAAAATCATtcccactgatgagcggataatttatacgctttttggcattgtttttgggtagtttttagtatgatctagttacttttagggatgttttcattagtttttatgctaaattcatatttctggattttactacgagtttgtgtgtttttttatgattttgggtattttctggctgaaattgagggacctgagcaaaactctgataggaggctgacaaaggactgctgatgctgttggaatctgacctccctgcactcgaaatagattttctggagctacagaaatctaaatggcgcgctctcaacggcgttggaaagtagacatccagagctttccagcaatatataatagttcatactttatttgtaattagatgacgtaaactggctctcaacgccagttccatgctgcattctggagtcaaacgccagaaacacgtcacgaaccagagttgaacgcccaaaacacgttacaacttggcgttcaactccaagagaagcctcagctcgtggatagatcaagctcagcccaatcacacaccaagtgggccccggaagtggatttatgcatcaattacttacttctgtaaaccctagtagctagtttagtataaataagacattttactattgtactagttgTCTTTcgaccacgttacatctttggtctcagctttattttattattcgtcttttgaccacatctttgatcagtttatgcgatcttagacgttttggaggctggccattcggccatgcctggaccttcatcacttatgtatttttaacggtggagtttctacacaccatagattaagggtgtggagctctgctgtacctcaagtttcaatgcaatcaCTACtagtttctattcaattccgcttgttcttattctaagatattcgttgcacttcaacatgatgaatgtgatgatccgtgacactcatcatcattctcacctatgaacgcgtgactgataaccacttccgttctaccttagatcagGTGCatatctctttgattccataatcataatcttcgtggtataagctagaattgatggtggcattcatgggaatctggaaagtctaaccttgtctgtggtattccgagtaggattccaggattgaatgactgtgacgagctccaaacttgcgattgttgggcgtgatgacaaacgcaaaagaatcaagggattctattccaacatgatcgagaaccgacagatgattagctgtgctgtgacagagcatttggaccattttcactgagaggatgggatgtagccattgacaacggtgatgccctacatacagcttgccatagaaaggagtgacaaagattggattaaagcagtaggaaagcagagattcagaaggaacataaCATCTCtatgcacctatctgaaattcccaccattgaattatatgagtaactattttctatttatttattattattattcgaaaaaccaataatctcttaaattagttaaatccgcctgactgggatttacaagatgaccatagcttgcttcataccaacaatctttgtaggatcgacccttactcacataaggtattacttggacgacccagtacacttgctggttagttgtgcggagttgtgataaagtgtgatttatgtttgagagcgctaccaagttattggagccattgttgatgatcacaatttcgtccaccaagtttttggcgccgttgccggggattgttcgagtttggacaactaacggttcatcttgttgctcagattaggtaattttcttttcaaaaaaaaagttttcaaaaatttttcaaaatttttctttatttttgtttttctaaaaaatattttcgaaaaatttattaagaaaatacaaaaaaaatcataaaatcataaaaatcaaaaatattttttgttttttgtttgagtcttgaatcaatttttaagtttggtgtcaattgcatgttttaaaaattattatgcattttttgaaaaattcatgtattcatagtgttcttcatgatcttcaagttgtttttgGTAAATCATCTTATTTGATCtagatgttttcttgttttgtgtctttattgtttttcatatgcatttttgcattcatagtatccatgcattaaagaattctaagtttgatatcttccatgttttctttgcatcaaaattttttttcaaaaatatgttattgaggttcatcatgatcttcaagtgttcttggtgttcatcttgacattcatagtgttcttgcatgcatcatgtgttttgatccaaaattttcatgttttgggtcatttttgtgtttttctctctcatcattaaaaattcaaaaataaaaaaatatcttttccttttttctctcaaaatttcaaaaatttgggttgacttagtcaaaaatttttaaaattagttgtttcttgtaagtcaagtcaaattttcaatttttaaaaatcttatcttattaaaatcttttcaaaaatcaaatctttttcatttctttatttaattttcgaaaatttaattttttaaaaatatttttcaaaaatctttttcttagttttatctttattttcgaaaattatgctaacaattaatgtgattgattcaaagatttgaagtttgttactttcttgttaagaaaaggttcaatctttaaattctagaatcttatcttttagtttcttgttagttaagtaattaattttaattttaaaaattaaatcttttccaaccatatctttttaatcatatctttttcaaattttatcttttttttcaaaaatttgactttaaaatatcttttctaacttcttatcttcttatcttttcaaatttgattttcaaatctttttcaactaactaattaactttttgtttgtttcttatctttttcaaaaccacctaactacttttccctctctaattttcgaaaatatctcatccctttttcaaaattcttttttaaattaactaattgtttaaattttaattttaattctatctcatctttaattttcaaaaatcattaactccttttcaaaattaattttcaaattctctctcatcttcttctatttatttattcatttactaacacttctcttcacctctcttcatctccaatcactgcctctatccttacccttgtgtttggattctcctttctttattcttttcttcttctactaataataaggatcctctttactgtgacatagaggattcctattctttttctttttctcttctctttcatatgagcaggaacaaggaaaaaggcactcttgttgaagctgatcctgaacctgaaaggactctgaagaggaaactaagagaagctaaattacaacaattcagaggcaacctttctgaaatttttgaacaagagaaggagatggtagccgaacccaacaacaataatgcaaggaggatgcttggtgattttactaaacccacatccaagtttgatggaagaagcatctcaattcctgccattggagcaaacaattttgagctgaaacctcaattagttgctctaatgcaacagaactgtaagtttcatggacttccatctgaagatccttaccagtttttaactaagttcttgcagatttgtgagactgttaagatgaatggagtagatcctgaagtctacaggctcatgcttttcccttttgctgtaagagacagagctagaaNNNNNNNNNNNNNNNNNNNNNNNNNNNNNNNNNNNNNNNNNNNNNNNNNNNNNNNNNNNNNNNNNNNNNNNNNNNNNNNtctttcctcctcaaaagctgagcaagcttagagtggatgttcagaccttcaagcaaaaagatggtgaatccctctatgaaggaagggaaagatacaagcagatgaccaaaaagtgtccttctgacatattTTCAGAGTaaaccatattagatatattctattatggtctatctgagttttccaagatgtcattggaacattctgcaggtggatccattcacctaaagaaaacgcctacagaagctcaggaacttattgacatggttgcaaataaccaattcatgtatacttctgagaggaattctgtgaataatgcgacgcctcagaggaagggagttcttgaaattgatgctctgaatgccatattggctcagaacaaagtgttgactcagcaagtcaacatgatttctcaaagtctgaatggatggcaaaatgcatccaaca from Arachis duranensis cultivar V14167 chromosome 4, aradu.V14167.gnm2.J7QH, whole genome shotgun sequence encodes:
- the LOC107484562 gene encoding protein FAR1-RELATED SEQUENCE 4-like — protein: MLKQHRELSMFVRRTIELGFIEKDVRNYVTREVQNISEEDDAKEFGKYLVRMKEKNQNFFFELNLEGDHCIKRAFWADARSRAAFDYFGDVVSFDTTYNTNRHNLAPKGILTDQCASIQRAIELCMPTTIHRWCIWHIMKKIPSKLNGYKGHNEIEHEMSHVVWKSYTKEAFDRNWIDFLRKYGLGGNKWLSGFTTYEVIEQVSNSTFNKFVITYDVVSRDVKCHCLLFESRGILCRHSLSILSFERVDNVAPKYILECWSKNIKRRHTHIKRSQDEPQLRSKRFDELVFRSHNICEFASESEELTRILYRAFDKVMAEMEEYQERSKGKSLLTHEEATLSNVNDLQSPPRVKIRG